A DNA window from Comamonas sp. 26 contains the following coding sequences:
- the scpA gene encoding methylmalonyl-CoA mutase: MSQENAKQGQQEFAAADLQAWTKAANKVSPGGDINNLNWVTPDGITVKPLYTAEDTADLQHTNTLPGFAPYIRGPQATMYAGRPWTIRQYAGFSTAEESNAFYRKALAAGGQGVSVAFDLATHRGYDSDHPRVTGDVGKAGVAIDSVEDMKILFDQIPLDKVSVSMTMNGAVLPVLAGYVVAAEEQGVSQDQLAGTIQNDILKEFMVRNTYIYPPKPSMKIIGDIIEYTSTNMPKFNSISISGYHMQEAGANQALELAFTLADGKEYVKTAIDKGMDVDAFAGRLSFFWAIGMNFYLEIAKMRAARLLWCRIMKETGAKNPKSLMLRTHCQTSGWSLTEQDPYNNVVRTTIEAMAAVFGGTQSLHTNALDEAIALPTEFSARIARNTQLIIQEETHITNVIDPWAGSYMMEKLTQDMANAAWKIIEEVDAMGGMTAAVDSGWAKLKIEAAAAEKQARIDSGKEVIVGVNKYKLAKEDPIEILDVDNVKVRDSQIARLNSIKAKRDTAQVEQALAAITSAAESGEGNLLDLAIKAVRLRATVGEVSDAMEKAFGRHRADTQKVTGVYAAAYDSAEGWDKLKEEINAASETLGRRPRVMVAKLGQDGHDRGAKVVATAFADLGYDVDMGPLFQTPEECARQAIENDVHAVGVSTLAAGHKTLVPAIIAELKAQGADDIIVFVGGVIPAQDYDFLYSAGVKGVYGPGTPIPASAKDVLEQIKKANGI, encoded by the coding sequence ATGAGCCAAGAGAACGCGAAACAGGGCCAACAAGAATTTGCTGCAGCAGATCTGCAAGCCTGGACAAAGGCTGCGAACAAGGTATCGCCCGGCGGTGATATCAACAACCTGAACTGGGTCACGCCTGACGGCATCACCGTCAAACCCCTGTACACGGCTGAAGACACCGCAGACCTGCAGCACACCAACACGCTGCCGGGCTTTGCCCCCTACATTCGTGGCCCGCAGGCCACCATGTATGCAGGCCGCCCCTGGACGATTCGCCAGTACGCTGGTTTCTCTACCGCTGAAGAATCCAACGCCTTCTACCGCAAGGCACTGGCTGCCGGTGGCCAGGGCGTGTCTGTCGCTTTTGACCTGGCCACGCACCGCGGCTACGACTCCGATCACCCCCGCGTGACGGGCGACGTGGGCAAGGCCGGCGTGGCCATTGACTCGGTCGAGGACATGAAGATCTTGTTTGACCAGATTCCTCTGGACAAGGTGTCAGTCTCCATGACCATGAACGGCGCCGTGCTGCCCGTGCTGGCAGGTTACGTGGTTGCGGCTGAAGAGCAGGGCGTGTCGCAAGACCAGCTGGCAGGAACGATTCAGAACGACATTCTGAAAGAGTTCATGGTGCGCAATACCTATATCTACCCGCCCAAGCCGTCGATGAAGATCATTGGCGACATCATCGAGTACACGAGCACGAACATGCCCAAGTTCAACTCGATCTCGATTTCGGGCTATCACATGCAGGAAGCCGGTGCCAATCAGGCGCTGGAGCTGGCCTTTACGCTGGCCGACGGCAAAGAGTACGTGAAGACCGCCATCGACAAGGGCATGGACGTGGATGCCTTCGCCGGCCGCCTGTCCTTCTTCTGGGCGATTGGCATGAACTTCTACCTGGAGATCGCCAAAATGCGTGCCGCACGCCTGCTGTGGTGCCGCATCATGAAGGAAACCGGCGCCAAGAATCCCAAGAGCCTGATGCTGCGCACTCACTGCCAGACCTCGGGCTGGTCGCTGACCGAACAGGACCCGTACAACAACGTGGTGCGCACCACCATCGAAGCCATGGCAGCCGTGTTTGGTGGCACCCAGTCGCTGCACACGAATGCGCTGGATGAAGCCATTGCACTGCCCACTGAATTCTCGGCCCGCATTGCCCGCAACACCCAGCTCATCATTCAGGAAGAAACCCACATCACCAATGTGATCGACCCCTGGGCCGGTTCCTACATGATGGAAAAGCTGACCCAGGACATGGCCAACGCCGCCTGGAAGATCATCGAAGAAGTAGATGCCATGGGCGGCATGACGGCTGCTGTGGATAGCGGCTGGGCCAAGCTCAAGATCGAAGCCGCGGCTGCTGAAAAACAGGCTCGCATTGATTCTGGCAAGGAAGTCATCGTTGGTGTCAACAAGTACAAGCTGGCCAAGGAAGACCCCATCGAAATTCTGGATGTGGACAACGTCAAGGTCCGTGACAGCCAGATTGCCCGTTTGAATAGCATCAAGGCAAAGCGCGATACAGCCCAGGTGGAGCAAGCGCTGGCAGCTATCACTTCTGCAGCAGAGTCCGGTGAGGGCAATCTGCTGGATCTGGCCATCAAGGCCGTGCGCCTGCGCGCTACGGTGGGTGAAGTCTCTGATGCGATGGAAAAAGCCTTTGGCCGCCACCGCGCTGATACGCAAAAGGTGACCGGTGTGTACGCTGCCGCTTATGACTCCGCCGAAGGCTGGGACAAGCTCAAGGAAGAGATCAACGCCGCTTCTGAAACACTGGGTCGTCGCCCTCGTGTGATGGTGGCCAAGCTGGGCCAGGACGGTCACGACCGTGGTGCCAAAGTGGTGGCTACCGCTTTTGCCGACCTGGGCTACGACGTGGACATGGGCCCGCTGTTCCAGACACCCGAAGAATGCGCTCGTCAGGCCATTGAGAATGACGTGCATGCCGTGGGTGTCTCCACGCTAGCTGCGGGTCACAAGACTCTGGTGCCCGCCATCATTGCCGAGCTGAAGGCTCAGGGCGCGGACGACATCATCGTCTTTGTCGGTGGCGTGATTCCAGCGCAGGACTATGACTTCCTGTACAGCGCAGGCGTCAAGGGCGTGTATGGCCCCGGCACCCCCATTCCTGCCAGCGCCAAGGATGTGCTGGAGCAAATCAAGAAAGCCAACGGCATTTAA
- the meaB gene encoding methylmalonyl Co-A mutase-associated GTPase MeaB — translation MTPEQMQDGILHGNAAVQRRAMAKAITLLESSRADHREQADGLLTALLPHTGKAFRLGISGVPGVGKSTFIEALGIYLIGKGLRVAVLAIDPSSSVSGGSILGDKTRMEHLSMRMEAYIRPSPSSGTLGGVAEKTREAMLVCEAAGYDVVIIETVGVGQSEIAVHGMADMFCVLQLPNAGDDLQAIKKGVMELADLVVINKADIDPKAAMRAQAQITSSLRLLGMHGNPDHATHGALWQPRVIQISALLGNGVDDFWAAVSSFRDMQTTNGRLQLRREKQSLAWMWERIDFGLKQAFRQHPQVKAMLPVLQGDVAAGRIAASTAARNLLLAQMQ, via the coding sequence GTGACACCTGAGCAAATGCAAGACGGCATCCTGCATGGCAACGCTGCCGTGCAGCGCCGGGCGATGGCCAAGGCCATCACCTTGCTGGAATCCTCCCGCGCCGACCACCGTGAGCAGGCCGATGGCTTGCTCACGGCCCTGCTGCCGCACACGGGCAAGGCATTTCGCCTTGGCATCAGCGGGGTGCCGGGCGTCGGTAAATCGACGTTTATTGAAGCGCTGGGTATTTACCTGATTGGCAAGGGCCTGCGCGTGGCGGTGCTGGCGATTGATCCATCGTCCTCGGTCTCTGGCGGCTCCATTCTGGGTGACAAGACCCGCATGGAGCATCTTTCCATGCGTATGGAAGCCTATATCCGCCCCAGTCCGTCCAGCGGGACTCTGGGCGGTGTGGCCGAGAAAACGCGTGAAGCCATGCTGGTCTGCGAAGCCGCAGGCTATGACGTGGTCATCATCGAGACCGTGGGCGTGGGCCAGAGCGAAATTGCCGTGCATGGCATGGCCGATATGTTCTGCGTGCTGCAGCTACCCAATGCAGGCGACGATCTGCAAGCCATCAAAAAAGGCGTGATGGAGCTGGCTGACCTGGTGGTCATCAACAAGGCCGACATTGATCCCAAAGCTGCCATGCGTGCGCAGGCACAAATTACATCGAGCCTGCGTTTGCTGGGCATGCATGGCAACCCGGACCACGCCACGCATGGCGCGCTCTGGCAGCCACGTGTGATTCAGATCAGCGCCTTGCTGGGCAACGGGGTGGACGATTTCTGGGCGGCAGTCAGCAGCTTCAGAGACATGCAGACCACCAACGGCCGCCTGCAACTGCGCCGCGAAAAGCAGTCGCTGGCCTGGATGTGGGAGCGCATTGACTTTGGCCTCAAGCAGGCGTTTCGCCAGCACCCGCAGGTCAAGGCCATGCTCCCCGTCCTTCAGGGCGATGTGGCCGCAGGCCGTATTGCGGCTAGTACCGCAGCAAGAAATCTACTTCTAGCCCAAATGCAGTAG